The sequence tgTGGAGAGaaattgctagggttttgggttttcacaactttcaggtgttttcgttcttttcttcttaatgatattttcttggatttcaattatgagtatgcgtaactaaatttcttttgctagggtgaagccttgaaccttagcatgaatatgtgatttttatttaattgcttatgatgAGTGCATGCCTATGTGAATTGTTAATCACTGTTTTAAACTATCTAATTGCCTTAATgcctgatcaccattaggatctttagaaaagtaattggatgcaattttggtcggaaggttccctgaaattgatgctagcttctcgtgattaataattgtaatttcacttaagatgaacaccacgtcttaagggttgcatggtttttcaaagggttttcataaaacttaaTGAGTCTTTCATGTTCAGATTTGATCCGAACGTCCGGAAGGGTTGCATGTTGGATATACGTTCTGTGTTGGAGGTTCCAAGTAGAATATacattaggaaaacctaaccttcaaagtggcatgtgcaaatcataagtaattggtaaaagttcataggattgctaggtgatggtgaaaccctagtgcttttataaattgatattcaaaaaaaatctttccttcaatcatatttgttcttatttaatatttgtttttagaatcaaccaaattcataatcatctttcttgaccttttattttaagtagtcatttggaatttgtttttacttaaatTGCTAATTAGTCCTTGAGGAAAACGACCTTGCATGAGCATCTATACTACAATAGccttgtattcttgcaagtcttttatgtgattttaaccCTGTTTGCACAGGTACTAAAAATCCTATCACCACCCCTAGTGCATAAGCCTTTTTTTGAACCATATTAGAGGATGCGTCCTTTGTCAACTATGTGACTCAACATTACCTGCACCTAATTAATGGTTGATTATGTACCGatctttttttcctatttgaaGGTAATTTTGTCCTTTTAAACTTGTTTATGTCCAAGTACCTTCTGATGATTAGAGGGCaaatatttgctcccacagtTGGCTTCAACAATCCCAAAGAAGGTGACTTGCTAGAGGCAACTTCTCTTTCTTTAGTTGTTCTTTCTGATGGGTGTTATTaaatgaaccctaaaattaactgagtataccctatgatctaagtactccataatatttaaatcaaaatataaaattaaataagtacactctatttaactaccaaaaatatcaCTGGTACATCTTAATGTACTATCACACAACACCAAACGCATTTGAGTGCTGGCTGCCGAACACTATGGGACCACTAAACCATCAGACCACCAAACCCACCTTATTGCCGAACTTGTTGCTTGTCCACTAAAGTCACTGATgtaactgatttttttttaattctttccAAGTTGTCAAATATTATACTCAATTTTACTTTGTAGTCTTGGCATTGGGTAGTATTTGGGTTATGAATTAGGTTAGATTGAGGTTTTGATGTTTTTTCATCTAATGATTATATCTCAAACAtatgttgattttcaaaagGAGTATGGGCAGCTTATAGTACTATATGCTACTGCAGGTATTCCCTACATGCTTAGCAAGTCTGGGAGGCTAGCGATTTGTACACGAGACCCGGATGCAAATGCCATGAAATTTACATAAGTTGATAGTTATTGCCCGAGTGCCGCAACATCCATTGGATAACCTTGGGACATTAATGCTTTCACGGTTCTATTATGTTTAGGAGCAAATAGCAATTATAAAGTTTGTAAATATGATTATACATTTAAAATAGAGATTGTTGCTACTTGTGTAATTGCCTCCACTATAATGAGTAATTTTATGTGCCAATAGGGTTGGTTAGATTTTCAacctaaatttaaaaaaaaaccaaagttaATACCTCTTTTGATGACTCCCTCGACATGTCTGAAGCATCCATAAGATTTGTTTGcattaataaattactaaataACGATGAAACAAATTGTTTGGAGTTAAGGTTTTTGGAAGTAGAGTTTTTCACTTACGTTTGAACAAAGTTGAATATGGTGAGTCaagtgtacttattaaaattaaatttatctcacaattcaatatatcttttttggtcattttatataaaGGTAAATGAGTAATTCAATAATGGTGTGTTTACTAATTaggaattggaattctcaTCAGGCATTAAATTCCACATATGAAGGATTCGTGCGTTTACTTCACATTAAGGAATTAAAATGTAAGTAGGAtccacacaaaattaggaattcatAGGAttgaattcctaattttggGGGAATTCAATTATTCGATGGgaggtggtattctaattcctgGAGAACTAACCCATTatgaattcatcttttttacctattatatcctcacacaattttaaaattccaaatttgtcatataCTTTAACCCAATAACGATGACATTTTAGTGATTACCACCACTCCTACCCCAATTTCATATAGTTTattaaacaacttcaataggaattcAGAATATAACTCCTCTCCATCAACTcatcctcaattcaattccttctCATCCAATTACACATTAGTAAACATGTCATAAATAATTTGGTAGTAGGGTGTACTgagttattttaaaaaaaattcttgggGTTTATCCTTTCTacttcataaaagaaaaaaaaaatgaaaatttaaagcTTATCATTGAAAGTGTATTTGAGttgggagactttggaaaaggccaaaggagagacaaaaatttttaaaaaagctaaaatggacaaaattgcccttatttatttttggatttcctaagtaatcctttacatttgcatgttttttatttgaaagttgataggtttttttgtttttattaaaagCTTTAGCTTTTTTTataagtgaaagtttttttgtggttaaaaCCTAAATTCAGTAACTTAAAatccataaattaaatttttttttttttataaaaagaagattaaaaaaaagggagattcactattatacccaatatgggggcccaaattataaaaataccctatataaaatggactttagaaacacacccaaagcccatttacaacataacaaaaaagcttttaactttttataaattacaaaactgccatcaatttcttaaaacaagcccaaccccaaaatctcataaaaatacccaaagcactcaatagggcatcaaagtaatttaataatcaatataaaattcaataaggctagctatcattttttgggttttttttgggtttgtttataggaattcaattgtgtagggtttatttataatattagtgctagaaatgggtatatcactaaatatctctaaaaaaAACCACATCAGTAGTAGTACCCTGCTCTTCCCTTCCCCCTCCATCTGCCCccatccttctctctctctctctctcaacccaCCACGACCCAAACCTTAGCCCTCCTCCCCGACCCACACACtgtctctctcactctcccccTCATCTTCCTCCCTCTCCAATTCTCTATCTCTGTTTGTCTCCCTAACTAACTACCCATGTTACCCAAACCTTAGCCCTCCTCCCCGATCCACACTCtgcccctctctctccctcatcttcctccctctccaattctctctctctctgtgtcttcCCAACTATCCattaatattttgtcaaaaatgaGGTAAAGTGAGACAAGTATGAGTGAACAATGGGGTAAAGTGAGACAAAATGAGGTTTAGGGGGCAAAGTTAGAGTCAAATGCACTTTGAGGGGTATGTCCAAAAATAATCCAaattttaaactaaaaaaagaaaggtgtTGCAGAAACCCGATACAATTTTTTTGGGGAACAATCTGCAGTTCCGTTGGAATTTGCATGCTTCCCTGCCTGCCCAGTGGCCAGTGCTCAGTGCCCAAATCTCAAATCTCccaaccaaaaccaaaccaaatgtAGCCAAAGCCACCAACTCCAATGGATTTGTCAACCCTCCAACTCCAAATCCAATCAAAGAGACCACCGCCTCCCAGTGGCAGCTCCTCCTCCCGCAACGTCAACCGCCTTCCCTCCAAATGCCTCAtcccctccctctctctcctcaccCTTCCCTTCCTCTTCTACCTCCTCTCCACCGCCCACAAGCTCCACCTCTCCCCCAAATTCGCCCATTCCGAATCCACCCTCTTCGGCGTCGTCGTCTCCGCGCGCCCCGCCGCCGTCCGCCTCCGCGTCTTCCACTTTCTCGACGGCACCGCGCCCTCCAGCTCCACCTCCTCCCCCCATGGCCTCTCCGCCTTCGCCGACAACCCCGATCGCGCCGGCGGGTCCCTCGTCCCTCTCCTCCGCTTCGCCAAGCTGCAGGTGCCCAAGAAGGAGCGAGGCAACACCAAGCTCCTCTTCTTTGCCGGCGCCGAGCTGGATGCGTTGGGGCCTGAGGTCGCTGAGAAGCTTCTGGAATCGTGTAGGAAGGTGCTGAGGTCGTCGGGGTTTTGGTTCAAGGACGAGTGGGCCCGGGTCATTCCAGGTTAAAATCTTCATGTCCTGTACAGTAGTTAGGGTTTGCTTGAGTGAATTGGTCACATTGTGAATTGGAATTTGCGATTTTGCCGCGCAGGTGAGGAACAAGGTGTTTATGCTTGGGTGAGTGCCAACTATGCTCTTGGAACATTGCAGAGTGAGCCCCAGGAAACTACTGGGATTGTTGAACTTGGTGGGACTTCTTTGCAGGTTTATTTTCATTTACCAACTACTACTGGCTTTAGTTTATCGTTCTAAACAAACAATAGCATTTCTAgctgtgtttttttgtgttaATAATAATGcttgaaaatgcaaatcaCTTGCAGGTCACTTATGCTGCAAAAGAATCACTAGGAGTGAATTCTTCTCCGTCTCGAATTATCAAATTGTTTGGAGTTACTTACCACCTTTACAGTCAAGGCTTGCCGCTATTTGGCCAGGTGTTTGCATCTGAATTCCgtttgtaaatttatttttgaattataaGACTGTTGATGGAGTTGGTTGGTCATGAAAGATTGTGGAGGAAACTCCAAACATGGACAACTGTGTTGCCTGGATATTGTGATTTTATACACTCTGTATGCTTAATCTATACCTATGTCTGACCAGTACATGTGCCAATTCAAATGTGTTTGAGCAACTacatatgtgtatatattgGAATTCGATAGGATAACATAGTTATAAATTGGAAACTCTGTGTATGTTATAAATTGGCATGTGTATGACTAACTAGATATTAATTCATTGGTTATGTGGTTCTATTAATTAACAACCTCTGATATCTACGTAATTAGCTCACTCTATGCTGTTTGTAAATTTATAGAgcttgtgttcttaatctaaATCTGTGTTTAATTAGTAACTAGCACATGTGCTAGTACAAGTTTGTGTGAGCGCAGCACTTGGAAACGTGGTATTTCTTATAAAGATTCTCCTTCATTGGTCACTTTTATCTATTAATTAACATACCCTTGTCTGCAGCATACAGAAATGAAATTGCTTGTGGATATAAAATCTTTAGTTTGGACTCAATTTAATCGGATTACTTGTatgtattattaatttttttcaccaTAAGTACGTATCGATGGCTAATGGATTCTAactttaatttcttcttaatatCAATGATTTTCACAGTTAAAGTACCActtgtatttaatttttctagtGCTTTATGAATTAGCTTAAACTTTAGGCTACTTGACCACGTTCGAAATGTTTTGATGATACAGTGGAAGATCCTCAACCAAATATTGTgacaaattctttttttcttttgttttgtgtttttttttgtacagGATGCAGCTTGGGAATCACTGTATGAGCTGCAGAAGTCTAGAGAATTGACACCTTGTAAGATTTGTTGACCTTTCTCTTTTTCGGAACCATGGGATAAAAGTTGATTTCGTGGCTTTGAACTACTATAATTATacattgaaatatatattgcaCAACCTTCAGTTGCATCTGGACTTTGGCTCCATTCACACCATTGATTTGTGCCTTTTTGGTTCCATTCACATCATTGAGGTGCTGATGCAGTTTGCAcatttagttttcttttagAAGTGGACTTGTTGTGCACTTTTGTTGTACTGTTTAATTTCtaataaaaaatcaagtttcttattatataaaaaataaaaataaaagaagaaaaaggaaagggatGAAGATTAACTTTAGTTTAGTGTTACTAAGGCATCAGTGGCACattctaatattttcattattttaaagCTCAATACAATCATTATAAAGTAGTCAGAGGTTTCAAGCACTATAATATAACTAGTTTTAATTGCTTGAGCTCATTGAGGGTTCCGGAATGCCTGGGTGAGTCAAAAGGCGGAAACATATATCTCAATTGCATTTTCctggatttttttaattcatatttCGTGATAGTATATAAAGTTATGGGTCTGAAACTTTGAGATTTTGATAAATGAGAATCGAAAATTAAATGCACAACTCACATAAAGACGgactaaaaaatataaagacaCTTTAGCACATTAGACTGAACCTTAGCATGATAAAGTGCTCTTGATGCTCGAATATAACCAATGAAGCATGAAAATGAATGAACACAGTTGTTACTTGGGAGAAAAAAACAACGGAATTTTAGGTCATAGATTGACCATTATTAGATTAGCAatgctaaaaaaaatttgttaagaCTTTACAGAACTATGATTATTATCGTATCCATATTCTTAAAGTTTGAGAACTCTCTAACCAGCATGTTGATGTCGTCTCGTATCCATATTCCTTAGTAGGTTTGACTACCTTGCATACATGGCTTTGTTGTTCTTGGACCATTGTTGCTCTTCATGGCTATACCTACTTATGCATTGTTGTTTGTTTCAGATAGTTAATAGTTTGGTATTCAAACACGCAATACTATACAAAACTATATTTGGAACTATATCTGGATATGAAACAAATCTTAGCATGCAGCATTTTAGTGGTTTAATCTGTTGCATATATGGGCGTGTTAACATTAAGCCTCAAGTATAAATTTGTTGCACGTtcagcctttttttttttttgaatctGCTTCTGATTGTGgcaaaaaaatcacttgtaATGCAGTTTCGAATTCTAAGGAGAGAAGTCTTGGTAACCCTTGTATTCCTAGAGGATATAAGCTGACAGTGAATGCAAGTGATACACAACTTCTGGTGTCCTCAATGGGTGGAAACTT comes from Prunus dulcis chromosome 6, ALMONDv2, whole genome shotgun sequence and encodes:
- the LOC117632593 gene encoding probable apyrase 6, giving the protein MDLSTLQLQIQSKRPPPPSGSSSSRNVNRLPSKCLIPSLSLLTLPFLFYLLSTAHKLHLSPKFAHSESTLFGVVVSARPAAVRLRVFHFLDGTAPSSSTSSPHGLSAFADNPDRAGGSLVPLLRFAKLQVPKKERGNTKLLFFAGAELDALGPEVAEKLLESCRKVLRSSGFWFKDEWARVIPGEEQGVYAWVSANYALGTLQSEPQETTGIVELGGTSLQVTYAAKESLGVNSSPSRIIKLFGVTYHLYSQGLPLFGQDAAWESLYELQKSRELTPFSNSKERSLGNPCIPRGYKLTVNASDTQLLVSSMGGNFSSCKSEALALLKRRQDKCMHAPCKIVSSFPFELRGKPVSTKNFLFTSELFGLVPTASLFELEAAGQRYCEDDWDKQKNQHHSIVDSDLLKYCFSSAYMVALLHDSLGIPMNEKRVGFANKTGNILLDWTLGAFLVETMLEPLEWELDNMGQIVGNESVTYLSFFAFLLIALFAVFFVLQSRKPQLKTIYDLEKGRYIITRVPR